The DNA sequence GGCAGTCAGGATCATTAACTCAGCGGACAATTCCATCAGTCCATTCCCTTTTAAAATAATACCCCGCAGGACATTGATGAAGTAGGTCAGCGGCAGGACGGTGCTGATCCGGTAAATCAGATCAGGCATTGCTTCTCTCGGGAACATATACCCTGACAGGAGCAGATTGGGCATGATCATGAACATGGACAGCTGCATGGCCTGAAGCTGACTTTTGGACACGATGGAAATAAGCAGACCCATGCCCAGGGCTCCAAACAGAAAGATGATTGAAAAAAACAGCAGGAGCGGAATACTTCCGGCTATGGGCACCCGGAACCAGAAAACAGACAACGCCAGAGCCAGAACGATGTCGACAAATCCAATCACCACATACGGCACGATTTTTCCGATCATCAGCTCCATATTGGTAATAGGCGTGACAATAAGCTGTTCCATGGTACCCCGCTCTCGTTCCCTGACAATGGAAAATGATGTCAGCATCAATGTGACCGTCTGGAGGATCACCCCAATGAGGCCCGGAATGTTGAACCGGATGCTGCTCATCTGAGGGTTATACCAGACGCGGCTTCTCAGGTCCAGCGGCTGTGGTATGGGCGCGTTCAGAACCTCCTGCATAATGTTCGCGGAATGAGCCTGGAACACCCCTGCGGCACTGGATAATATCGTTTGGGCAGTGGTCGGGTCCGTCCCATCAACGATGAGCTGTACCTGGGCAGTTCCTCCGCCTTTGATCTCCCGGGAGAAATCAGCCGGGATGACAAAGCCCGCTTTGGCATTGCCGTCATCGATTTCCTGACGGAGTTCTTCCATATTCCGGGCGGCATAC is a window from the Clostridiaceae bacterium HFYG-1003 genome containing:
- a CDS encoding ABC transporter permease: MTFNFKRILAIIRKEFAQIKRDKRTIAIIIMMPVMELLLFGYAASTSVDHIPAVILNYDIGAESTQLLDDLTNSQYFDFTYAARNMEELRQEIDDGNAKAGFVIPADFSREIKGGGTAQVQLIVDGTDPTTAQTILSSAAGVFQAHSANIMQEVLNAPIPQPLDLRSRVWYNPQMSSIRFNIPGLIGVILQTVTLMLTSFSIVRERERGTMEQLIVTPITNMELMIGKIVPYVVIGFVDIVLALALSVFWFRVPIAGSIPLLLFFSIIFLFGALGMGLLISIVSKSQLQAMQLSMFMIMPNLLLSGYMFPREAMPDLIYRISTVLPLTYFINVLRGIILKGNGLMELSAELMILTAFGIGFLLLATLKFKKTIE